Proteins from a genomic interval of uncultured Desulfuromusa sp.:
- a CDS encoding HDOD domain-containing protein, translated as MPGGIEGTLNIFSEQDVMDLLCMPQVLIDLIETCLSGGDQQSLADIILQDAALAARIILAASKSGSEPLDPLEPVSSAVQRLGVAMITGVALQSARQIVQHDFTPQELSFQYGLWFSSRVSGIVARCLAPSVNYPYIEEAQLSGLLQNLGIYALFIKEGRDYIGLDVHPWSSAMQCHLEEAHYQIDHLQIADKLIEPWKLDSFLVDTIRFLHADLSQIEGNHPLLKIARMTQQFCQSPQQLTAETEALAERLFGFTKSEIDYLFEWAGGLYPRFGAFLHSPGKLQTELSASLDRLTELSFVLADQEVARSRLGLGEKPKELVRIARQLYLENSPANEAIFFLLDQQHFQLTGILSEGQARLIGELKISMEPKSSLPALALHSGKTTNSFQPIQPLTVNDHVLIRLSEGQGISCHPFLLNGRALGVVVLGIDSTQDLQRLQSLQIKMFGQVISDALMKTSVDVQDYVNEGSSLLRRVSHEVKNPLTIIGNYSEVLHHSLVNNKNQDLTEAIKKEVRRIDEILNYYLNRQEIPGFPEPSIDLNQLILDIGDAMDDTVLKPRQVEIRFDLQKDLEDVATNPVLVKQILVNLIKNAAEASSANGVVKLMTRRGYSSDHGKHVEIIIQDNGSGISPELQEKLFQPVISTKGPSHAGVGLSIVKGMVDDICGRISCHSSLGSGTSFHLQIPCRVICPVKS; from the coding sequence TTGCCGGGGGGTATCGAAGGGACTTTAAATATATTTTCTGAGCAGGATGTCATGGACCTGCTTTGTATGCCTCAAGTATTAATTGATTTGATAGAGACTTGCCTGAGCGGTGGTGATCAACAGTCTCTGGCTGATATTATTCTTCAGGATGCGGCCTTGGCAGCAAGAATTATCCTTGCCGCCAGCAAGTCCGGATCGGAACCCCTTGATCCTCTTGAGCCCGTATCTTCAGCAGTTCAACGGCTTGGCGTTGCAATGATAACCGGTGTTGCTCTGCAATCAGCCCGACAAATTGTCCAGCATGACTTTACCCCTCAAGAATTATCTTTTCAGTATGGCCTGTGGTTTTCGTCCCGGGTTTCCGGAATCGTTGCACGTTGTCTGGCGCCTTCAGTTAATTATCCTTATATTGAAGAAGCTCAGCTGAGCGGATTACTACAAAACCTTGGCATTTACGCTCTGTTTATTAAAGAAGGTCGTGATTATATTGGTTTGGATGTTCATCCTTGGAGCAGTGCAATGCAATGCCATCTGGAGGAAGCTCATTACCAGATTGATCATCTCCAGATTGCAGATAAATTGATCGAGCCTTGGAAACTTGACTCTTTTTTAGTGGATACTATCCGTTTTCTGCATGCGGATCTTTCTCAAATTGAAGGGAATCATCCGTTGCTCAAAATTGCTCGCATGACACAGCAATTTTGCCAGAGCCCTCAGCAATTGACGGCAGAAACGGAAGCCCTGGCAGAGCGTTTGTTTGGGTTTACCAAAAGTGAAATTGATTATCTCTTCGAATGGGCGGGGGGATTGTATCCCCGCTTTGGAGCCTTTTTACATAGCCCGGGAAAACTTCAAACGGAACTGTCCGCATCCCTTGATCGTCTGACGGAGCTGTCTTTTGTCCTTGCGGATCAGGAGGTGGCTCGTTCCCGCCTTGGTCTTGGCGAGAAACCGAAAGAACTCGTCCGGATCGCGCGACAACTGTATCTCGAAAATAGCCCGGCGAACGAGGCCATTTTCTTTTTATTGGACCAGCAGCATTTTCAACTGACTGGAATTCTGAGCGAGGGACAGGCCAGACTGATCGGCGAATTGAAGATTTCAATGGAGCCGAAATCTAGCCTGCCCGCTTTGGCGCTACATAGCGGAAAGACGACGAATTCTTTTCAGCCTATCCAGCCGTTGACAGTGAATGACCATGTGCTGATAAGGTTGTCCGAAGGGCAAGGGATCAGTTGCCACCCCTTTCTCTTGAATGGTCGTGCTCTGGGAGTTGTCGTGCTTGGTATTGATTCAACCCAGGATTTACAACGATTACAATCTTTGCAGATCAAAATGTTCGGTCAGGTTATCAGTGATGCTTTGATGAAGACATCTGTGGATGTTCAGGATTATGTGAATGAGGGAAGTAGTTTGTTGCGCCGAGTCAGCCATGAGGTTAAGAATCCATTGACAATCATTGGTAACTATAGTGAAGTTTTGCATCACTCACTGGTCAATAACAAAAATCAGGACCTGACCGAGGCCATTAAAAAAGAAGTTCGCAGGATTGACGAAATTCTGAATTATTATCTGAATCGACAGGAAATTCCGGGGTTTCCTGAGCCCAGTATTGATCTCAACCAACTTATTCTGGACATAGGGGATGCTATGGATGACACGGTGTTGAAACCGCGTCAGGTTGAAATCAGATTTGATCTGCAAAAAGATCTGGAAGATGTGGCGACGAATCCGGTTCTGGTGAAGCAAATCCTGGTGAATCTTATCAAGAACGCAGCCGAAGCTTCCAGCGCCAATGGTGTGGTGAAGCTTATGACCCGTCGCGGTTATTCATCGGATCACGGAAAACATGTTGAAATAATAATTCAGGACAATGGCTCAGGAATTTCTCCTGAATTACAGGAAAAGCTTTTTCAACCGGTTATCAGCACCAAAGGGCCTTCTCATGCTGGGGTTGGTTTGAGTATTGTTAAGGGGATGGTGGACGATATCTGTGGTAGAATCAGTTGTCATAGCTCATTAGGCTCTGGAACAAGCTTCCACCTGCAGATTCCTTGCAGGGTTATTTGTCCGGTTAAATCTTAG
- a CDS encoding EAL domain-containing protein: MQSKKLENTLNAEKVEQSQILIVDDQLSLLLSLQALLRINGYQVELARTGSEAITKLQDNKYELLLLDLQMPGIDGLEVLEFVREAKLDLETIVVSGDTSFPSIKESMRLGAYDFIRKPYNPEELLETVRRGVEHYHRERESLTASQSLSESEQFHRYIVNSSPDFIYMLDTEGVFTYVNDMVEDLLGYKRNELLGKHFSSIIHPHNAAECHHFFREQRAGDRATRSAEMRLLVNQSSDLVKSFDNYELIIELNATGVYENDDTGKRVFIGTLGSARDISARKRSEEHISFQAYHDLLTQLPNRILFDDRLNQALAHARRNRQKFAILFMDLDRFKLINDTLGHAMGDLVLQRVSERILDYLRAEDTLARFGGDEFCLLLPDIPHKESVASVAEKILKAVRQPFSINNHELYLSMCVGIAIYPAAGETGETLLRSADMAMYHVKENGKDGYCFYSDSMKSDSHFLTPEHDLSSAIEKRQFQVFFQPKVDPGNHEIVGMEALLRWQHPERGLLYPEDFLAAAESSKLMVTLGIWVLRTVCEEMVRWQQQGIPPVKVSLNVSLIQLKEDDFAEHFIQILQEFNLSSALFTIEITERGLNNGETEVVKQLRILRDFGVSVTIDDFGRGHSSLSYLQNLPVNTLKIDRSFVREIEENPDRTCIADGIAMMAKGLKLNVVGSGVENLFQLDYLRNLGCHEVQGYLYSAAISAQEAMALLQNCPAEGPHFTLPH; the protein is encoded by the coding sequence GTGCAAAGTAAAAAACTTGAAAATACGTTAAATGCTGAGAAAGTCGAGCAATCACAGATCCTGATTGTTGATGATCAGCTGTCTTTACTTCTGAGCTTACAAGCTTTGTTGCGAATTAATGGTTATCAGGTTGAATTGGCGAGAACAGGCAGCGAGGCGATCACAAAGTTACAGGATAATAAATACGAGCTGTTGCTCCTTGATTTGCAAATGCCCGGTATTGATGGGCTCGAGGTTCTTGAATTTGTACGGGAAGCAAAGTTGGACCTTGAAACGATCGTCGTCAGTGGTGATACCTCTTTTCCTTCGATCAAGGAATCTATGCGGCTTGGTGCCTATGATTTTATTCGTAAACCCTACAATCCGGAAGAGTTGCTGGAAACGGTCAGGCGGGGAGTCGAACATTATCATCGCGAGAGAGAATCTCTGACAGCCAGCCAATCATTGAGTGAATCGGAACAGTTCCATCGCTATATTGTGAACAGCTCTCCTGATTTTATTTACATGCTTGATACCGAGGGCGTCTTCACTTATGTCAACGATATGGTCGAAGATCTGCTTGGGTATAAGCGGAATGAATTACTCGGCAAGCACTTCTCTTCTATCATTCATCCTCATAATGCTGCTGAATGCCATCATTTTTTCAGAGAACAACGTGCTGGGGACCGAGCCACTAGAAGTGCTGAGATGCGTCTTCTTGTCAATCAGTCAAGTGACCTTGTCAAATCTTTCGACAACTATGAGTTGATCATTGAATTAAATGCGACCGGGGTATATGAAAATGATGACACGGGGAAAAGGGTATTTATTGGCACTCTGGGAAGTGCCAGAGATATCTCTGCGCGTAAACGTTCAGAAGAGCATATCAGTTTTCAGGCCTATCATGATTTATTGACTCAGCTTCCCAATCGTATTTTATTTGATGACAGATTGAATCAGGCGCTTGCTCATGCAAGGCGAAACAGGCAGAAATTCGCGATCCTGTTTATGGATCTGGATCGTTTTAAGCTCATTAACGATACTCTCGGGCATGCCATGGGGGACCTGGTTTTACAGCGGGTTTCCGAGCGGATTCTTGACTATCTGCGGGCAGAAGATACCCTTGCCCGGTTTGGTGGTGATGAGTTCTGTCTGCTGTTGCCGGACATCCCCCATAAAGAGAGTGTTGCTTCAGTTGCAGAAAAAATACTCAAAGCGGTGCGTCAGCCTTTCAGTATTAACAATCATGAGCTCTACCTGAGTATGTGTGTCGGGATTGCAATCTATCCTGCAGCAGGGGAAACAGGTGAAACCTTGCTGCGGAGTGCTGATATGGCGATGTATCACGTGAAAGAAAACGGTAAAGATGGATACTGTTTCTATAGCGATAGCATGAAGAGTGATTCTCATTTTCTGACGCCGGAACATGACTTGTCTTCCGCAATAGAAAAGAGACAATTCCAGGTATTTTTTCAGCCTAAAGTTGATCCGGGTAACCATGAAATTGTTGGGATGGAGGCTCTGTTGCGCTGGCAGCATCCTGAACGAGGTCTTCTTTACCCCGAAGATTTTCTTGCTGCCGCAGAGTCTTCAAAATTGATGGTGACTCTCGGAATCTGGGTTTTGCGTACTGTTTGTGAAGAGATGGTTCGCTGGCAACAACAAGGGATTCCTCCGGTTAAAGTATCGTTGAATGTTTCTCTTATTCAACTGAAAGAGGATGATTTTGCAGAACATTTCATTCAGATATTGCAGGAATTCAATCTTTCGTCCGCTTTGTTTACAATAGAAATAACCGAACGGGGATTAAATAACGGAGAGACTGAAGTTGTAAAACAACTGCGAATATTAAGAGATTTTGGGGTGTCAGTAACGATAGACGATTTTGGCCGCGGTCATTCATCTCTCAGTTACCTGCAGAACTTACCTGTCAATACTCTAAAGATCGATCGATCTTTTGTCCGGGAAATTGAAGAAAATCCGGATCGAACCTGCATTGCAGATGGTATTGCAATGATGGCCAAGGGCCTAAAATTGAATGTGGTTGGTTCAGGAGTCGAAAACCTTTTCCAACTTGATTACTTACGAAATCTGGGTTGCCACGAAGTGCAAGGTTATCTCTACAGTGCAGCAATTTCAGCTCAAGAGGCCATGGCTTTGCTCCAGAATTGTCCGGCTGAAGGTCCTCACTTTACCCTGCCACATTAA
- the rocD gene encoding ornithine--oxo-acid transaminase yields the protein MQQSEYVGLEDQYGAHNYKPLDVVLTRGKGVWVWDVDGNKYLDCLAAYSAVNQGHCHPEIMQAMVKQAEKLTLTSRAFRNDQLGPFYKELCEMTNSHKVLPMNSGAEAVETAIKTVRKWGYTVKGVPEDKAEIIVCDNNFHGRTISIVSFSTDDNARAGFGPFTPGFKSVPFGDAAAFEAAITENTVAFLVEPIQGEAGVMIPPEGYLKKAREICDRHNVILILDEIQTGLGRTGKLLTEEYEGIEADLTIIGKALSGGFYPVSAVLSNTEVMDVLQPGEHGSTFGGNPLACAVSRAALKVLFEEKLIENSYEQGKYFLNELKKISHPHIKEVRGRGLMLAIEFHPEVGGARAYCYKLKEQGVLAKDTHENIIRFAPPLVIKREEVDQILSAIRQVLSAS from the coding sequence ATGCAGCAGAGTGAATATGTTGGCTTGGAAGATCAATATGGAGCCCATAATTATAAACCACTTGATGTTGTGCTAACGCGAGGTAAAGGGGTCTGGGTCTGGGACGTCGATGGCAATAAATATCTCGATTGCCTGGCTGCGTATTCAGCAGTCAACCAGGGCCACTGCCACCCTGAAATTATGCAGGCAATGGTGAAGCAGGCTGAAAAGTTGACTTTGACGTCACGGGCTTTTCGCAATGATCAGTTGGGACCTTTTTATAAAGAACTTTGTGAGATGACCAATTCACATAAGGTTCTGCCGATGAACAGCGGTGCTGAAGCTGTGGAGACAGCTATTAAAACAGTACGCAAGTGGGGATACACGGTGAAGGGGGTGCCAGAGGACAAGGCGGAAATCATTGTCTGTGATAATAATTTTCATGGTCGTACCATCAGTATTGTCAGCTTCAGTACTGATGATAATGCCCGCGCAGGGTTTGGTCCTTTTACGCCGGGATTTAAAAGTGTTCCCTTTGGTGATGCTGCTGCTTTTGAAGCGGCAATAACCGAAAATACGGTAGCTTTTCTGGTGGAACCCATCCAGGGCGAAGCAGGAGTGATGATTCCACCTGAGGGTTACCTTAAAAAGGCCAGGGAGATTTGTGACCGCCACAACGTTATCCTGATTCTGGACGAAATCCAGACCGGCTTGGGACGTACCGGAAAGTTATTGACCGAAGAATACGAAGGAATTGAGGCTGACTTGACCATTATTGGTAAAGCCCTCTCAGGAGGCTTTTATCCGGTGTCTGCTGTGTTATCAAATACTGAGGTTATGGATGTTCTCCAACCGGGTGAACATGGTAGCACCTTTGGTGGTAATCCGCTGGCGTGTGCAGTTTCTCGAGCGGCTCTGAAGGTCCTGTTTGAAGAAAAATTAATCGAAAATTCTTATGAGCAGGGGAAATATTTCCTGAATGAATTAAAAAAAATCTCGCATCCTCACATCAAGGAGGTGCGTGGTCGTGGACTCATGCTTGCGATTGAATTCCATCCTGAAGTCGGTGGTGCGCGCGCCTACTGTTATAAGTTGAAAGAGCAGGGAGTTCTGGCGAAAGATACCCATGAGAACATCATCCGTTTTGCTCCTCCACTGGTCATCAAGCGCGAAGAAGTGGATCAGATTCTGAGTGCGATTCGTCAGGTTCTTTCTGCCTCCTGA
- a CDS encoding radical SAM protein — protein sequence MYKYLFGPVPSRRLGMSLGVDLVPKKVCSLDCVYCEVGKTTKLTLERQEYVSYERIVEELSSYFKNNPDPDYITFSGSGEPTLNVRIGDVIAFIKQIKPHIPIAVLTNGTLLYDQQVRTELISADVVLPSLDAATEAVFKKINRPPETLTLERYLQGLIEFRKEFSGKIWLEILILPNYNDSEEELLELRKIIQQIRPDSVQINTLDRPGTETDIHGATKAELRRVLDLLQLDNTEIIAAAPQRKNIKSYRSDAETAILETIARRPCTLEDLVQILGMHRSEINKYLDVLDSEGKVEAIQQARGFFYKKNENFNDLSG from the coding sequence ATGTATAAATATTTGTTTGGTCCAGTCCCTTCAAGGCGGCTGGGGATGTCTCTGGGGGTTGATTTAGTTCCCAAAAAGGTGTGTTCGCTTGATTGTGTTTATTGCGAAGTCGGCAAGACAACAAAGTTAACTCTCGAAAGACAAGAGTATGTGTCCTACGAACGAATCGTAGAAGAATTATCCAGCTACTTTAAGAATAATCCTGATCCTGATTATATTACTTTTTCCGGCTCAGGAGAGCCGACATTGAATGTCCGGATCGGGGATGTGATTGCTTTTATTAAACAAATCAAGCCCCATATCCCTATCGCGGTTTTAACCAATGGGACGTTACTTTATGATCAGCAAGTTCGAACTGAGCTGATATCTGCTGATGTTGTTCTCCCTTCTCTGGATGCAGCGACAGAAGCGGTCTTTAAAAAAATAAATCGTCCACCCGAGACGCTGACATTGGAGCGGTATTTACAGGGATTGATAGAATTCAGAAAAGAATTTTCAGGAAAGATCTGGCTGGAAATCCTCATTCTCCCTAATTACAACGATAGTGAGGAAGAATTACTGGAGTTAAGAAAGATCATTCAACAGATTCGGCCAGACTCAGTGCAAATTAATACTTTGGACAGACCCGGAACGGAAACCGACATTCATGGGGCGACCAAGGCCGAACTCCGCAGAGTTCTTGATCTCTTACAGCTGGATAATACGGAAATTATTGCTGCTGCTCCACAAAGAAAAAACATCAAATCCTACCGTAGTGATGCAGAAACAGCGATTCTGGAAACGATTGCCAGAAGGCCTTGTACCCTTGAAGATCTGGTGCAGATTTTGGGCATGCATAGAAGTGAAATCAATAAATATCTTGATGTGTTAGACTCCGAAGGGAAGGTTGAAGCTATTCAGCAGGCGCGAGGGTTTTTTTATAAAAAGAATGAGAACTTTAATGATTTAAGCGGATAG
- the sthA gene encoding Si-specific NAD(P)(+) transhydrogenase — MDALRTHFDTIVIGSGPGGEGASIQLAKAGKSVAVVEKNCQVGGGCTHSGTIPSKALIEMVRQATEIRSSRLFDRGSQHLKITSAELLDGVMDVVDRQVREREGFYERNGVKVIEGHARFIDPHSIEISDGLGISRLFTADHFVIATGSHPYRPDDIDFNNPRIVDSDTVLQISHLPTTVTVYGAGVIGCEYASAFKDIGVKVNLVNTRERLLEFLDEEISNALSYHMRDEKGVLVRQNEEYERVEVNADAVVLHLKTGKIIKSEMLLWANGRSGNSAGMGLEDIGIEVDHRGNIAVNEAYQSVVPHIYAVGDIVGFPNLASAAYDQGRFAGTHIAEGNCEERLVKDIPTGIYTSPEISCLGRTEQELTEQRVPYEVGHSFFRHLARGQITNHKVGMLKLLFHRETLEILGIHCFGHNAAEILHIGQAIMSQPKPYNNVKYFINTTFNYPTMAEAYRVAALNGYNRL, encoded by the coding sequence ATGGATGCATTGAGAACACATTTTGACACCATAGTTATCGGCAGTGGCCCTGGTGGTGAAGGGGCTTCGATCCAGCTGGCTAAGGCTGGTAAATCTGTGGCTGTTGTTGAAAAGAACTGTCAGGTCGGGGGTGGGTGCACCCATTCCGGGACAATTCCGAGCAAAGCCTTAATCGAAATGGTCAGGCAGGCAACTGAAATTAGGAGTAGTCGCCTGTTTGATCGCGGATCTCAACATTTAAAGATCACGTCTGCAGAACTTCTTGACGGTGTCATGGATGTGGTTGATCGCCAGGTTCGTGAACGTGAAGGGTTTTACGAGCGCAATGGCGTGAAGGTTATTGAGGGGCACGCTCGCTTTATTGATCCGCACAGTATTGAAATTTCCGATGGACTGGGTATTTCTCGTCTTTTTACCGCCGATCATTTTGTGATTGCGACAGGTTCTCATCCCTATCGTCCTGATGATATCGACTTCAACAATCCACGCATCGTTGATAGTGATACCGTTCTGCAAATAAGTCATCTGCCGACGACGGTTACCGTTTACGGTGCCGGCGTTATTGGTTGCGAATACGCCTCGGCATTTAAAGATATTGGCGTTAAGGTCAATCTGGTTAACACCCGAGAACGCCTGCTGGAGTTTCTGGACGAAGAGATCAGTAATGCCCTGAGCTATCATATGCGTGATGAAAAAGGGGTTCTGGTCCGCCAGAATGAAGAGTATGAACGGGTCGAAGTGAACGCAGATGCTGTTGTGCTGCATCTGAAAACGGGCAAGATTATTAAATCTGAAATGTTGCTGTGGGCGAATGGGCGTAGCGGAAATTCAGCAGGAATGGGCCTTGAAGATATTGGTATTGAGGTCGACCATCGGGGCAATATTGCCGTGAATGAGGCCTATCAGTCGGTTGTTCCCCATATCTATGCTGTTGGCGACATTGTCGGTTTCCCGAATCTGGCGAGCGCGGCCTATGATCAAGGGCGTTTTGCAGGGACTCATATTGCTGAAGGGAACTGCGAAGAACGACTGGTTAAGGATATCCCTACGGGGATCTATACGTCGCCGGAAATCAGTTGTCTTGGTCGCACTGAGCAGGAGCTGACTGAACAGCGCGTCCCCTATGAAGTGGGCCACTCTTTTTTCCGCCATCTGGCTCGTGGTCAAATTACGAATCACAAGGTCGGCATGCTCAAACTGCTTTTTCACCGGGAAACCCTGGAAATTCTTGGTATCCATTGTTTTGGGCATAATGCGGCAGAGATTCTTCACATCGGGCAGGCAATCATGTCTCAACCGAAGCCGTATAATAACGTC